The Paenibacillus sophorae genome has a segment encoding these proteins:
- the sbnA gene encoding 2,3-diaminopropionate biosynthesis protein SbnA: MLKKLHSLKHLIGNTQLVSLEHDQVNLFTKLEYQNLSGSVKVRPAFYILESAIKRGEIHEQSTVIESSSGNFAIALSTLCKRLGITFIPVIDPNINSIYENVLLSLTDHVEKVIERDETNGFLLTRLQRVQDLLETTPDAFWTNQYGNPDAVAGHYYGLGDEIARSFDELDYVFLGVSSCGTIAGVSKRLKEKFPNIKIVAVDTEGSVIFGDKPRKRFIPGIGSSMVPPNLEEAQIDEIMHISELDAIDGCHQILEKQSLFVGGSSGSVYAAIQNYFQNKTFAKKPNVLFICADNGTPYVNTVYNREWVNMLREQHVIA; the protein is encoded by the coding sequence ATGCTGAAAAAACTTCATTCCTTAAAGCATCTGATCGGAAATACCCAATTGGTGTCGTTAGAACATGATCAAGTCAATCTCTTTACCAAGTTGGAATATCAAAATTTATCGGGAAGCGTAAAGGTAAGACCAGCGTTTTACATTCTGGAGTCAGCGATCAAACGAGGTGAGATTCATGAGCAATCCACCGTAATCGAATCATCCTCTGGGAATTTTGCGATCGCACTCAGTACCCTGTGCAAGCGGCTAGGTATCACGTTCATTCCGGTCATTGACCCGAATATAAACTCGATCTATGAAAACGTTCTGCTGTCCTTAACGGATCATGTGGAAAAAGTGATCGAACGTGATGAGACGAACGGGTTTCTCTTAACGAGGCTGCAGCGCGTACAAGACTTGCTGGAGACGACACCGGATGCGTTCTGGACCAACCAATACGGCAACCCGGATGCGGTGGCTGGGCATTATTACGGTCTCGGAGATGAGATTGCTAGAAGCTTCGATGAACTGGATTATGTGTTCCTCGGAGTCAGTTCTTGCGGCACGATTGCCGGCGTTTCCAAGCGGCTCAAAGAAAAATTCCCGAACATCAAAATTGTGGCGGTCGACACGGAAGGGTCTGTAATTTTCGGAGATAAGCCGCGCAAACGGTTTATTCCAGGGATTGGTTCCAGCATGGTGCCGCCCAATCTGGAAGAGGCACAAATCGATGAAATTATGCACATCTCGGAATTGGATGCCATCGACGGATGTCACCAGATATTAGAGAAACAATCGCTGTTCGTAGGCGGCTCTTCCGGCAGCGTATACGCTGCGATTCAGAATTATTTTCAAAATAAAACGTTTGCCAAGAAGCCGAACGTCCTGTTCATCTGCGCAGATAACGGAACACCGTATGTGAACACTGTGTACAACCGCGAATGGGTCAACATGCTGCGTGAACAGCATGTCATAGCCTAA
- a CDS encoding PQQ-dependent sugar dehydrogenase — translation MIKVKVSLRPIVSNINLPTVLKTTILPGDSVERLFIATQVGEIFYIGNGVVRTFLDIRPRIIKLGAAGGGYDERGLLGLAFHPQFNYNGLFYVHYSVAGTQGPGALPDTEAARQGLPEFFNPDPCDPRTLNLKWINREIRYDHIDTVEEWILQSNGQPQKRRTLLYLRRPFFNHNGVNSLNFSSETGKLVLTTGDGGSGYDPFNLSQDDMEISGKIIEIDVNKNPFINNPPVVTRFHELPVPIQETLTVIAKGVRNIPGISFQRIYNQYIKYVGNVGQDLAESIFSFVHYKPIPVTQLVQASVMNSELDQEGFINFGWRGWEGAFPTSLIRGCSTNPTLDEQTIAYYDEAVKTSVRRLPPLTSYFHQDPRPDKFGGTALTGVQPYMGNGIPDLTGSVVFTDFARNEASGPPVSGVLAYTRVRTDGKLNDFSIIETDYNFGTQSAYYASLGTNLDQTRLYLGVYGSMNVTDFNQGTVFEIVP, via the coding sequence TTGATAAAAGTTAAGGTTAGTTTACGGCCCATTGTTAGTAACATAAATTTACCCACAGTTTTGAAAACAACTATACTTCCAGGTGACTCCGTTGAAAGATTATTTATTGCAACCCAGGTAGGAGAGATCTTTTACATAGGAAACGGAGTTGTAAGGACTTTTTTAGATATTCGCCCGCGAATCATAAAACTAGGTGCTGCTGGTGGTGGATATGATGAACGGGGATTGCTGGGACTGGCGTTTCATCCCCAATTTAATTATAACGGTCTGTTTTATGTTCATTATTCAGTAGCTGGAACACAAGGTCCGGGTGCTCTTCCTGATACAGAAGCTGCAAGACAAGGACTTCCTGAATTTTTTAATCCTGACCCGTGTGACCCTAGAACCTTAAACCTAAAGTGGATAAACAGAGAAATTCGATATGACCATATAGATACAGTTGAAGAATGGATTTTACAGTCGAATGGCCAACCTCAAAAACGGCGGACATTACTTTATTTAAGAAGACCGTTTTTTAATCATAATGGTGTCAATAGCTTAAACTTTTCATCTGAAACAGGAAAACTTGTTTTGACAACCGGAGATGGTGGATCGGGCTATGATCCATTTAATTTAAGTCAGGATGATATGGAAATTTCCGGAAAAATTATTGAAATTGATGTAAATAAGAATCCATTTATCAATAATCCGCCCGTAGTCACACGCTTTCACGAGCTTCCCGTACCTATTCAGGAGACGCTTACGGTTATTGCCAAAGGGGTTCGCAATATACCAGGCATTTCATTTCAAAGGATCTATAATCAGTACATTAAATATGTGGGAAATGTCGGACAGGACTTAGCGGAGTCGATTTTTTCATTCGTTCATTATAAACCAATACCGGTTACTCAGCTTGTTCAAGCTTCTGTAATGAATTCTGAACTTGACCAAGAAGGATTTATTAATTTTGGCTGGCGGGGGTGGGAAGGTGCTTTTCCCACTTCGCTTATAAGGGGCTGCTCTACAAATCCGACTCTGGACGAGCAAACCATTGCTTATTACGATGAAGCAGTAAAAACTTCAGTGCGGCGTCTTCCGCCTCTGACCAGTTATTTTCATCAAGATCCTAGGCCCGATAAGTTTGGAGGAACTGCACTTACAGGAGTACAACCGTATATGGGGAATGGAATCCCCGATTTAACGGGAAGCGTTGTGTTTACTGATTTTGCCCGGAATGAAGCTTCTGGGCCACCGGTAAGTGGGGTTTTAGCGTATACCAGGGTAAGAACAGATGGTAAACTAAATGATTTTAGTATTATTGAAACCGATTATAATTTTGGGACCCAATCTGCTTATTATGCTAGTTTGGGAACGAATCTTGATCAAACCAGACTATATTTAGGGGTTTATGGCTCTATGAATGTGACTGATTTTAACCAAGGTACTGTTTTTGAAATTGTTCCATAA
- a CDS encoding AraC family transcriptional regulator, giving the protein MQHIKVETLPNYRIAYVRQVGPYGPANTQAMEKLKKWAKEKNLLTESAIILGIPQDNPETTLPEHCKYDACIVISKDYPMDDSICVSELSEGKYMICKVKHTAEDIQKAWADIIPALQNSGYQMDNKPVLERYTGEMINNDFCEICVPINRNSKTNRDKT; this is encoded by the coding sequence ATGCAGCATATTAAAGTCGAAACTCTTCCAAATTATCGCATTGCATATGTGAGGCAAGTTGGTCCCTATGGTCCTGCTAATACTCAAGCCATGGAAAAGTTAAAAAAATGGGCGAAAGAGAAAAATCTGCTTACTGAATCGGCAATAATACTCGGCATTCCACAAGATAACCCTGAAACAACACTTCCTGAACACTGTAAATATGATGCATGTATCGTCATTTCAAAGGATTATCCAATGGATGATTCCATTTGCGTAAGTGAACTTTCCGAGGGAAAATATATGATTTGCAAAGTCAAACATACAGCGGAGGATATTCAAAAAGCATGGGCGGATATTATTCCAGCCTTACAAAACAGCGGATATCAAATGGACAACAAACCGGTTTTAGAAAGATACACTGGTGAAATGATTAACAATGATTTTTGCGAAATATGTGTTCCAATAAATAGAAATTCGAAGACGAATCGAGACAAGACCTGA
- a CDS encoding ATP-binding cassette domain-containing protein → MTDSAKSPSVVFDDVSFRYLDHGNWIVKDIKFSITPGEWVSIVGGNGSGKSTLVKLMNGLLKPSLGKVLVFGENIDQGNIQKIRQLVGVVFQNPEEQMVGNTVEEDIAFGLQNLRFPRDEMISRVDRILRLLQLVELRNRSVRTLSGGQKQLVTIAGILVMHPQVIIFDEAASMLDPQNAGKLHDVMSDLHRMGFTIIQVTHDPEDILRADRVLVLNHGRLTFDGDVLTLMKQSYILEEAQTLPPFLVRFNKALRSKGMDLPVYCGSEKELAKSIWESISAK, encoded by the coding sequence ATGACCGATTCCGCCAAATCGCCATCCGTCGTCTTTGACGACGTTTCGTTCCGCTATTTGGATCACGGCAACTGGATAGTAAAGGATATCAAATTCAGCATTACTCCGGGTGAATGGGTATCCATCGTGGGAGGAAACGGTTCGGGAAAATCGACCTTGGTCAAGTTAATGAATGGCTTATTGAAACCAAGTCTGGGAAAGGTGCTTGTTTTCGGTGAAAATATCGATCAGGGGAATATTCAAAAGATCCGTCAGCTGGTTGGGGTTGTTTTCCAAAATCCTGAAGAACAGATGGTCGGCAATACTGTCGAAGAGGATATCGCGTTTGGTTTGCAAAACTTAAGATTCCCGCGGGATGAGATGATTTCAAGAGTAGATCGTATACTGAGATTGCTGCAATTGGTAGAGTTGCGGAACCGCTCCGTTCGGACCTTGTCCGGCGGGCAAAAGCAATTGGTTACGATCGCAGGCATACTCGTCATGCATCCGCAAGTTATCATTTTTGATGAAGCTGCATCCATGTTGGATCCGCAAAATGCCGGCAAATTGCATGACGTTATGTCCGACCTTCATCGTATGGGATTCACCATCATCCAGGTAACGCATGATCCGGAAGACATCTTGAGGGCGGATCGCGTCCTGGTACTAAATCATGGACGTCTTACTTTTGATGGAGACGTCCTCACTTTAATGAAGCAATCCTATATTCTCGAAGAGGCCCAGACGCTTCCGCCGTTTCTGGTTCGTTTCAATAAAGCGCTTCGCAGTAAAGGTATGGACCTACCCGTATACTGCGGATCGGAAAAGGAATTGGCCAAATCCATATGGGAATCAATTTCCGCAAAGTAA
- a CDS encoding pyridoxal phosphate-dependent aminotransferase, translating into MKELSSKIASIEPAKIRKMYDMAQGLDNVISFVIGEPEFDTPGHIIEAAKKAMDHGHTHYTPNSGILPLREAVSAHFKDFDKVSYNPLDEIMITVGGMQGLYLSLLVLTNPGDEVIVSDPCYTNYYGMIEMNNAIPVTVPVYEEEGFNFTEKGLREAITPKSKAIILNTPSNPTGAVADRETIEMIARIATQHDLYVIFDEVYKYLTYDEEAFFNIARIPGMKERTIIVDSVSKSYAMTGWRVGFCLGPKHVISQMQKTQEFMLSCVNTPAQYAAIEALTGPQDALEYMNDQYKQRRRIMVDRINSIDTLSCLMPKGAFYVFMNIKETGLTSDEFALELLKDQHVVVSPGDCFGAMGEGYVRLSYATSVDNINEGFDRIEKYLGKISERRVTNHR; encoded by the coding sequence ATGAAAGAATTATCGTCAAAGATCGCAAGCATCGAACCGGCTAAAATCAGAAAAATGTATGATATGGCACAAGGTTTGGATAATGTGATTAGTTTTGTAATAGGCGAACCTGAATTTGATACTCCGGGGCATATTATTGAAGCTGCAAAAAAAGCCATGGATCACGGCCACACTCATTACACGCCAAATTCCGGTATTCTTCCTCTGCGTGAAGCTGTAAGCGCGCATTTTAAAGATTTTGACAAAGTTAGTTACAATCCGCTTGATGAAATCATGATTACAGTTGGGGGTATGCAGGGGCTTTACCTGTCCCTTCTGGTCCTTACGAACCCCGGAGATGAGGTTATCGTAAGTGATCCATGTTATACCAATTATTACGGAATGATCGAAATGAATAACGCAATTCCTGTTACGGTTCCGGTGTACGAAGAAGAAGGGTTCAACTTTACGGAAAAAGGTTTAAGAGAAGCGATAACCCCAAAATCCAAAGCCATCATATTGAATACGCCATCCAATCCAACGGGAGCCGTGGCCGATCGGGAAACGATAGAAATGATCGCGCGGATAGCCACCCAGCATGATTTATATGTGATTTTTGATGAGGTATACAAATATCTTACTTATGATGAAGAAGCTTTTTTCAATATCGCCCGCATTCCCGGGATGAAAGAAAGAACCATTATAGTAGATTCCGTCTCTAAATCATACGCGATGACAGGTTGGAGGGTCGGATTCTGTTTAGGTCCGAAGCACGTAATCTCTCAAATGCAAAAAACACAGGAATTTATGTTATCATGCGTGAACACTCCAGCACAATATGCAGCGATTGAAGCGCTAACTGGACCCCAAGACGCTCTTGAATATATGAATGATCAATATAAACAGCGCAGAAGGATTATGGTCGATCGAATCAACAGCATCGATACCTTGTCCTGCCTAATGCCGAAAGGCGCATTTTACGTATTCATGAATATTAAAGAAACGGGACTAACCTCAGATGAATTTGCATTAGAACTTCTTAAGGATCAGCATGTTGTTGTGTCTCCTGGAGATTGTTTTGGGGCTATGGGCGAAGGTTACGTGAGACTGTCCTATGCTACCTCCGTGGATAATATTAATGAAGGATTCGATAGAATAGAGAAATACCTGGGAAAAATAAGCGAGAGAAGAGTAACTAATCACCGTTAG
- a CDS encoding Type 1 glutamine amidotransferase-like domain-containing protein: protein MSTHYYLSWFNNFFPEKLVHCLHEDIQDRKSLVMISAEPSRYTGEQINIDDVSECTWLNQANIIFDEYHFIDYRMQKEDAQRLIHNASVIFLCGGDPVLQNDFLADYELSNVIKNSNAVIMGASAGAINMAAKWLCLKNTGNEVETSTIYDGIGFDHFAYESHSKRDYATFVQGYLFPLSEEIDVYAAEQESAMRVKDGKIEIMGPVYLISHSKIQKLVETL, encoded by the coding sequence TTGAGTACTCACTACTATCTCAGTTGGTTTAATAATTTTTTTCCAGAGAAGCTGGTCCATTGTTTGCATGAGGATATACAAGACAGAAAATCGCTTGTTATGATTAGCGCTGAACCGTCTCGTTATACAGGTGAGCAAATTAACATTGATGATGTTTCTGAATGTACATGGTTAAATCAGGCTAACATTATTTTTGATGAATATCATTTCATTGATTACCGCATGCAGAAGGAAGATGCCCAGCGATTAATTCACAACGCTTCTGTCATTTTTTTATGCGGTGGAGATCCTGTTTTGCAAAACGATTTTTTGGCGGATTATGAATTATCAAATGTTATTAAGAACAGCAATGCCGTTATAATGGGTGCCAGCGCCGGTGCGATAAACATGGCTGCAAAATGGTTATGCTTGAAAAACACTGGCAATGAAGTTGAAACAAGTACTATTTATGATGGTATTGGCTTTGATCATTTTGCCTATGAATCTCATTCTAAACGCGACTACGCTACGTTTGTTCAAGGCTACCTGTTCCCCTTGTCTGAAGAGATTGATGTTTATGCGGCAGAACAGGAGAGTGCAATGCGTGTAAAGGACGGCAAAATAGAAATAATGGGTCCTGTATATTTAATTTCCCACTCAAAGATTCAGAAATTGGTTGAGACGCTCTAA
- the sbnB gene encoding 2,3-diaminopropionate biosynthesis protein SbnB, with product MRYLNTDNIKQIGIEWEQTIETIRQAVTTLHQQDVAQPIKPYLRYRDPGNRIIAMPAFVGGDVNMAGIKWIASFPKNIQQGIQRAHSVTVLNDADTGKPLAVLNTALVSGIRTASVTGLIIQKYEELYPLQDVTVGIIGFGPIGQLHLQMVTAILGDRISQVLLYDIAGIKIDLIPEAIKDRTEVVQSWEEAYGQADVFITCTVSPSGYIDQKPKDRSLLLNVSLRDFKPDILDYTQSIIVDDWEEVCRENTDIELMHLQRGLQKSGTKSITEIVCEDQMKVFPSNKPILFNPMGMAIFDVAISTYYYRKALESNVGTELTE from the coding sequence ATGAGATATTTGAACACGGACAACATCAAGCAAATTGGGATTGAATGGGAGCAGACGATTGAGACGATCAGACAAGCTGTCACCACTTTGCATCAACAAGATGTCGCACAACCGATCAAGCCGTACCTGCGTTATCGCGACCCCGGCAACAGGATCATCGCGATGCCGGCTTTCGTAGGAGGAGATGTCAACATGGCAGGGATCAAATGGATCGCTAGCTTTCCGAAAAACATCCAGCAGGGGATCCAGCGCGCTCACTCGGTGACTGTCTTGAACGATGCGGACACAGGCAAGCCGCTAGCTGTTCTGAACACTGCCTTGGTGAGCGGAATTCGCACCGCATCCGTCACCGGATTGATCATTCAAAAATACGAAGAGTTGTATCCGCTGCAAGACGTGACTGTCGGCATTATTGGGTTTGGACCGATCGGGCAGTTGCACCTGCAAATGGTGACAGCCATCTTGGGAGACCGAATTTCCCAAGTCCTGCTGTACGACATCGCCGGGATCAAGATAGACCTGATCCCGGAGGCTATTAAGGATCGCACGGAAGTCGTGCAAAGCTGGGAAGAAGCGTATGGACAAGCGGATGTATTTATCACCTGCACCGTGTCTCCGAGCGGGTATATCGATCAAAAGCCGAAAGACCGCTCGCTACTGCTCAATGTTTCCTTGCGCGATTTCAAACCTGATATTTTGGATTATACCCAATCGATCATCGTGGATGACTGGGAAGAAGTTTGTCGCGAGAACACCGATATTGAATTGATGCATCTGCAACGTGGTCTGCAAAAAAGCGGCACGAAGTCGATCACCGAGATTGTATGCGAAGATCAAATGAAAGTATTCCCGAGCAACAAGCCGATCCTCTTCAACCCGATGGGTATGGCGATCTTTGATGTGGCGATTTCAACGTACTATTATCGAAAAGCGCTGGAAAGCAATGTCGGAACCGAGTTGACTGAATAG
- a CDS encoding ATP-binding cassette domain-containing protein, translated as MGINFRKVSYTHAKRSPLAHKVVNDITFSIPDGQFVAVMGPSGSGKSTLGQLAAGLLHPDTGTVSVDNIPRNNRKSRSDFLNKVTYVSQYPEHQLIEETVFRDIRYGLRRMKYNDQEITVKVKEAMENVGLGFEQYKDRSPFQLSGGEKKRVVLAGAMILEPKILILDEPTVGLDPLTRMKFLALLTLLQRTRLMTIVFITHNLQDALEHADRLVILNHGQLIYDLKITEIRCVLEDPDIPLSSTPLLRLQKELESFFRGKIDPELVQEYKLLTFISDRLMRT; from the coding sequence ATGGGAATCAATTTCCGCAAAGTAAGCTATACGCATGCCAAAAGATCACCTTTGGCGCATAAAGTGGTGAACGATATAACGTTTTCTATACCGGATGGACAATTTGTCGCGGTCATGGGACCTTCCGGGTCCGGCAAATCCACTTTGGGGCAACTGGCTGCTGGTTTATTACATCCGGATACGGGAACCGTAAGTGTGGACAATATCCCGAGGAACAACAGAAAAAGCCGTTCTGATTTCTTGAACAAAGTCACTTACGTATCTCAATACCCGGAGCATCAGTTGATTGAAGAAACGGTATTTCGGGATATTCGCTATGGGCTTCGCAGGATGAAGTATAATGATCAAGAAATAACGGTAAAAGTGAAAGAAGCGATGGAAAATGTAGGGTTGGGCTTTGAACAATATAAGGATCGCTCCCCATTCCAGCTTAGCGGCGGAGAAAAGAAACGGGTTGTATTGGCAGGGGCCATGATCCTAGAGCCAAAGATCCTAATATTAGATGAGCCGACGGTCGGACTGGATCCATTGACCCGTATGAAGTTTCTAGCTTTGCTGACCTTACTTCAACGAACACGCCTTATGACCATAGTCTTCATTACACATAATCTGCAGGATGCTTTGGAACATGCAGATCGTCTGGTCATTTTAAATCACGGACAATTGATCTATGATTTGAAAATAACCGAAATACGGTGTGTCCTTGAGGATCCCGATATTCCTTTATCTTCAACACCGTTACTACGCTTACAAAAGGAGCTTGAATCCTTTTTCCGTGGAAAAATCGATCCGGAGCTTGTTCAAGAATACAAGCTTCTCACCTTCATATCCGACCGACTCATGCGTACATAG
- a CDS encoding membrane protein codes for MREPFLNYWAKSLPQMESGSLLARVGANQTKSIVTIAFLSAVTALFQSAGGFLPGSGYLISPLSTAPIVLATLISFRSGLTAYTLSNLLLLLIQPSELIVFPFTTGLLGMALGIFIARSKNRIQVVLFSAIALWAGITLVLYAFRFPLLGPSVAMNFRIDTTVYVFLFSLLYSGMWTEISLRLLARLGKSQAKA; via the coding sequence ATGCGTGAACCGTTTCTCAATTATTGGGCAAAATCGCTGCCGCAAATGGAATCCGGATCACTATTAGCCAGGGTTGGTGCAAATCAAACCAAATCAATCGTGACCATTGCCTTTTTAAGTGCCGTAACCGCATTATTCCAATCCGCGGGAGGTTTTTTACCAGGATCGGGATACTTGATCAGCCCTCTTTCTACCGCCCCGATTGTATTAGCGACTCTCATTTCATTTCGCTCGGGCCTTACTGCCTACACACTGAGCAACTTGTTATTGCTCCTCATCCAACCGAGCGAGTTAATCGTCTTTCCGTTTACAACGGGATTGCTTGGGATGGCACTCGGAATCTTCATTGCGCGCTCCAAAAATCGCATTCAGGTAGTCTTATTTTCCGCAATCGCGTTATGGGCTGGAATTACACTGGTGTTATATGCCTTTCGCTTTCCTTTGCTAGGACCGTCGGTCGCCATGAACTTTCGTATCGACACAACCGTATATGTATTTCTTTTTAGTCTGCTTTATAGCGGGATGTGGACGGAAATCAGCCTCCGGTTATTAGCGAGATTAGGAAAATCCCAAGCGAAGGCATAA
- a CDS encoding energy-coupling factor transporter transmembrane component T family protein, whose amino-acid sequence MNSLGPLSALQYIPGNSLLHRLDPRSKYGFVVSYSINLASSHSLTTSLVYTFIALLLFLLSKLHLLTVWKNIRGLVIVLLILNYFQFRLHGIEAAALLTLKMLSFFLLVTLMLSTTPPEKQMEGLHNLLSPLRRLGVKTESFVFMFTIAVVYLPLLLEDFMRIMQAQRARGPQPGRWNLPGRGKDMFLLLNPLLFIIFRRAERLSEAMESRCYCPGCDRTAFYQLKLGKHDIIVLLLALLFAFVPLYFE is encoded by the coding sequence ATGAACAGCTTAGGCCCTTTATCCGCCCTCCAGTATATACCCGGCAATTCCTTACTGCACAGGCTTGACCCCCGCTCTAAATACGGGTTTGTTGTAAGTTATTCAATAAATCTTGCTTCTTCCCATTCATTAACAACGAGCTTGGTCTATACGTTTATCGCCTTATTGTTGTTTTTACTTTCCAAGCTTCACCTTCTTACAGTATGGAAAAATATTCGAGGGCTTGTAATCGTCCTGTTGATATTGAATTACTTTCAATTCCGTTTACATGGAATAGAAGCAGCCGCGCTGCTGACGTTGAAAATGCTTTCTTTTTTCCTGTTGGTGACGCTGATGTTATCCACTACGCCGCCTGAAAAACAAATGGAGGGGCTGCACAATTTATTGTCCCCTTTGCGACGCCTGGGAGTTAAGACAGAATCGTTTGTGTTTATGTTCACCATAGCTGTTGTCTATCTTCCGCTTCTCTTGGAAGATTTTATGCGAATCATGCAAGCACAGAGGGCCCGCGGACCACAACCCGGTAGATGGAATTTACCGGGCAGGGGCAAAGATATGTTCTTACTTTTGAACCCCTTACTTTTCATAATCTTCAGACGTGCCGAACGATTGTCGGAGGCCATGGAGTCCCGCTGCTATTGCCCCGGATGCGACCGAACCGCTTTTTATCAATTGAAGTTAGGCAAGCACGATATAATCGTGTTGCTCCTAGCCCTGCTGTTTGCATTTGTTCCTCTATACTTCGAATGA
- a CDS encoding helix-turn-helix transcriptional regulator, which produces MTLGEKLKSIRKMNKLNQDNFSSLIGISQGTLSELEKDKYNPSFRNYIIYKSQI; this is translated from the coding sequence ATGACTTTAGGAGAAAAATTAAAAAGCATTCGGAAAATGAATAAACTAAATCAGGATAATTTCTCATCGTTAATTGGTATTTCACAGGGAACACTAAGCGAATTGGAAAAAGATAAATATAACCCCTCATTTAGAAACTATATTATCTATAAAAGCCAAATTTGA